In Arachis hypogaea cultivar Tifrunner chromosome 17, arahy.Tifrunner.gnm2.J5K5, whole genome shotgun sequence, a single window of DNA contains:
- the LOC112764902 gene encoding uncharacterized protein: MAHLLQIAVVLGLLVALSATTASARPCRTFVISSYTFALPSSDDPSLPSTATLTTFTEIRSFRPFPSEIFFDRAVEDSSAAVDIDSSPRLAAPFGFSSEEFSSLRDRTKDILSVVVALLFGVGCGALTAATMYLVWSMFSSRYEYRYEDYLDDDEEEDKIESPKKLGYVQIPAGETNGLAKNAV, from the coding sequence atggCCCACCTCCTCCAGATCGCTGTCGTCCTCGGCCTCCTCGTCGCCCTCTCCGCCACCACCGCTTCCGCTCGCCCCTGTCGGACCTTCGTCATATCCTCTTACACGTTCGCCCTTCCTTCCTCCGACGATCCCTCCCTTCCTTCCACCGCTACACTCACCACCTTCACCGAGATCCGCTCCTTCCGCCCTTTCCCCTCCGAGATCTTCTTCGACCGCGCCGTCGAGGACTCCTCCGCCGCCGTCGATATTGACAGCAGCCCTCGCCTCGCCGCACCCTTCGGATTCTCCTCCGAAGAATTCAGCTCCCTCCGTGATCGCACCAAGGACATCCTCTCCGTCGTCGTCGCCCTCCTCTTCGGCGTCGGCTGCGGCGCCCTCACCGCTGCCACCATGTACCTTGTCTGGTCCATGTTCTCAAGCCGTTACGAGTACCGGTACGAAGATTACCTCGATGATGACGAAGAAGAAGATAAGATCGAGAGCCCTAAGAAGTTAGGGTACGTGCAGATTCCGGCCGGGGAGACGAATGGTCTGGCGAAGAATGCGGTATGA